In the Oryza glaberrima chromosome 6, OglaRS2, whole genome shotgun sequence genome, one interval contains:
- the LOC127776611 gene encoding peroxidase P7-like, with the protein MITMGFLFARSSGYSFVALALLACVLLAPCQAAKAGLSTKFYAKTCPGVDTIVRSVVAQAVAKEPRMGASIIRLFFHDCFVNGCDASILLDDTPTFTGEKNAGANINSVRGYEVIDAIKSQVEAACKGVVSCADIVALASRDAVNLLGGPTWNVQLGRKDSRTASGTAANANLPGPASSGASLVAAFAGKGLSAREMTALSGAHTVGRARCLMFRGRIYGEANINATFAAALRQTCPQTGGGDGNLAPFDDQTPDAFDNAYFKNLVAQRGLLHSDQELFNGGSQDALVRKYAGNAGMFAGDFAKAMVKMGGLMPAAGTPTEVRLNCRKVN; encoded by the exons ATGATCACGATGGGTTTCTTGTTTGCCAGGAGCAGCGGCTACAGCTTTGTTGCTCTTGCCCTCCTGGCGTGCGTGCTGCTGGCGCCGTGCCAGGCGGCGAAGGCGGGGCTCTCGACCAAGTTCTACGCCAAGACGTGCCCCGGCGTGGACACCATCGTGCGGTCGGTGGTGGCGCAGGCCGTCGCCAAGGAGCCCCGGATGGGCGCCTCCATCAtccgcctcttcttccacgactgcttcgtcaac GGGTGCGACGCGTCCATCCTCCTCGACGACACGCCGACGTTCACAGGCGAGAAGAACGCCGGCGCCAACATCAACTCCGTGCGCGGGTACGAGGTCATCGacgccatcaagtcccaggtcgAGGCGGCCTGCAAGGGtgtcgtctcctgcgccgacatcgtcgCGCTGGCGTCTCGCGACGCCGTAAACTTG CTCGGGGGACCGACGTGGAACGTGCAGCTGGGCAGGAAGGACTCGCGCACGGCGAGCGGGACCGCGGCGAACGCCAACCTGCCCGGCCCGGCGTCCAGCGGGGCGTCGCTCGTGGCAGCGTTCGCGGGGAAGGGCCTCTCGGCGCGCGAGATGACGGCGCTGTCCGGGGCGCACACCGTGGGGCGGGCGCGCTGCCTCATGTTCCGCGGCCGCATCTACGGGGAGGCCAACATCAACGCCAcgttcgccgccgcgctgcggcAGACGTGCCcgcagaccggcggcggcgacggcaacctaGCGCCGTTCGACGACCAGACGCCCGACGCGTTCGACAACGCCTACTTCAAGAACCTGGTGGCGCAGCGCGGCCTGCTGCACTCCGACCAGGAGCTGTTCAACGGCGGGTCGCAGGACGCGCTGGTGAGGAAGTACGCCGGGAACGCCGGCATGTTCGCCGGCGACTTCGCCAAGGCGATGGTGAAGATGGGCGGCCTCATGCCGGCGGCCGGGACGCCGACGGAGGTCAGGCTGAACTGCCGGAAGGTGAACTAA
- the LOC127776610 gene encoding peroxidase P7-like, whose translation MAAHYKLEATPVRLVPSNSSQDRVVYVCSVLLSLLPCVEMAGVVITGRALVAAVAVVVAVLLGGAAEAQQLSPNFYSRTCPNLASIVRSGMASAVRTEPRMGASILRLFFHDCFVNGCDGSILLDDTSTFTGEKSAGPNANSARGFEVIDAIKTQVEASCKGTVSCADILALAARDGVNLLGGPTWSVALGRKDSRTASQSAANSNLPGPGSSLATLISMFGNQGLSARDMTALSGAHTIGRAQCQFFRSRIYTERNINASFASLRQQTCPRSGGDANLAPFDVQTPDAFDNAYYQNLVSQRGLLHSDQELFNGGSQDGLVRQYSTNPSQFSSDFVSAMVKMGNLLPSSGTATEVRLNCRKVN comes from the exons ATGGCGGCACACTATAAATTGGAGGCCACCCCTGTGCGTCTCGTCCCATCCAACTCATCTCAGGATCGAGTTGTGTACGTTTGTAGTGTGCTGCTCTCTCTGCTACCTTGTGTCGAGATGGCCGGAGTGGTGATCACCGGGCGGGCCTTGgtggccgccgtcgctgtcgtggtcgccgttttgctcggcggcgcggcggaggcgcagcAGCTGTCCCCCAACTTCTACTCGAGGACGTGCCCCAACCTGGCCTCCATCGTGCGGTCCGGGATGGCGTCCGCCGTGCGGACGGAGCCCCGGATGGGGGCCTCCATCCTTCGCCTCTTCTTCCATGATTGCTTCGTCAAT GGATGTGACGGCTCGATCCTGCTTGACGACACGTCGACGTTCACCGGCGAGAAGAGCGCCGGCCCGAACGCCAACTCGGCCCGCGGGTTCGAGGTGATCGACGCCATCAAGACGCAGGTGGAGGCCTCCTGCAAGGgcaccgtctcctgcgccgacatcctcgccctcgccgcccgcgacgGCGTCAACCTG CTGGGTGGGCCGACGTGGAGCGTGGCGCTGGGGCGGAAGGACTCGCGCACGGCGAGCCAGAGCGCGGCGAACAGCAACCTGCCGGGGCCCGGGTCGAGCCTCGCCACGCTCATCAGCATGTTCGGCAACCAGGGCCTCTCGGCGCGCGACATGACGGCGCTGTCGGGCGCCCACACCATCGGCCGCGCCCAGTGCCAGTTCTTCCGCAGCCGCATCTACACCGAGCGCAACATCAACGCCTCCTTCGCGTCGCTCCGGCAGCAGACGTGcccgcgctccggcggcgacgccaaCCTCGCGCCGTTCGACGTGCAGACGCCCGACGCCTTCGACAACGCCTATTACCAGAACCTCGTGTCGCAGCGCGGCCTGCTCCACTCCGACCAGGAGCTCTTCAATGGCGGCTCGCAGGACGGCCTCGTCAGGCAGTACAGCACCAACCCCTCCCAGTTCTCCTCCGACTTCGTCTCCGCCATGGTCAAGATGGGCAACCTGCTGCCGTCCTCCGGCACCGCCACGGAGGTCAGGCTCAACTGCAGGAAGGTGAACTAA